DNA sequence from the Oncorhynchus nerka isolate Pitt River linkage group LG9b, Oner_Uvic_2.0, whole genome shotgun sequence genome:
acccccccaccccaccaccaccactctctgactgtaatgttgtattgtcctgttacccccccaccaccactctctgactgtaatgttgtattgtcctgttaccccccaccactctctaactgtaatgttgtattgccctgttaccccccaccaccactctaactgtaatgttgtattgtcctgttaccccccaccactctctaactgtaatgttgtattgccctgttaccccccaccactctctaactgtaatgctgtattgccctgttaccccccccaccactctctaactgtaatgctgtattgccctgttacccccaccaccactctctaactgtaatgctgtattgccctgttaccccccccaccactctctaactgtaatgctgtattgccctgttacccccccaccacactctaactgtaatgatgtattgccctgttaccccccccactctctaactgtaatgttgtattgccgtgttaccccccaccaccactctctaactgtaatgctgtattgccctgttgccccccccccaccaccactctctgactgtaatgttgtattgccctgttaccccccaccaccactctctgactgtaatgctgtattgtcctgttaccccccaccactctctgactgtaatgcatttgtcctgttacccccccaccaccaccaccattctctaactgtaatgctgtattgccctgttacccccactactctctgactgtaatgttgtattgtcctgttaccccccaccaccaccactctctgactgtaatgttgtattgtcctgttaccccccaccaccaccactctctgactgtaatgttgtattgtcctgttacccccccaccaccactctctgactgtaatgttgtattgtcctgttaccccccccaccaccactctctgactgtaatgttgtattgtcctgttaccccccccaccaccaccactctctgactgtaatgttgtattgtcctgttaccccccaccaccactctctgactgtaatgttgtattgtcctgttacccccaccaccaccactctctgactgtaatgttgtattgtcctgttaccccccaccaccactctctgactgtaatgttgtattgtcctgttacccaccaccactactctgactgtaatgttgtattgccctgtaaccccccccaccaccactctctgactgtaatgttgtattgtcctgttacccccccaccaccactctctgactgtaatgttgtattgccctgtaccccccaccaccactctctgactgtaatgttgtattgtcctgttacccccccaccaccaccactctctgactgtaatgttgtattgtcctgttaccccccaccaccactctctgactgtaatgttgtattgtcctgttaccccccccaccaccactctctgactgtaatgttgtattgtcctgttacccccccaccaccaccaccaccactctctgactgtaatgctgtattgtcctgtttcccccccaccactctctgactgtaatgctgtattgtcctgttgccccccaccaccaccaccattctctaactgtaatgctgtattgccctgttacccccactactctctgactgtaatgttgtattgtcctgttaccccccccaccactctctgactgtaatgctgtattgtcctgttaccccccaccaccaccactctgactgtaatgttgtattgtcctgttacccccccaccaccaccactctctgactgtaatgttgtattgtcctgttacccccccccaccaccaccactctgactgtaatgttgtattgccctgttacccccccaccaccaccactctctgactgtaatgttgtattgtcctgttacccccccaccaccaccaccactctctgactgtaatgctgtattgtcctgttacccccaccactctctgactgtaatgctgtattgtcctgttacccccccccccaccactctctgactgtaatgctgtattgtcctgttaccccccccaccaccaccaccactctctaactgtaatgctgtattgtcctgttacccccccccaccactctctgactgtaatgctgtattgtcctgttaccccccaccaccaccaccactctctaactgtaatgctgtattgccctgttacccccccaccactctctgactgtaatgctgtattgtcctgttaccccccccaccactctctgactgtaatgctgtattgtcctgtttcccccaccactctctgactgtaatgctgtattgtcctgttacccccccaccactctctgactgtaatgttgtattgtcctgttaccccccaccaccaccaccactctaactgtaatgctgtattgccctgttgcCCCCCCCACTACTCTctgactgtaatgctgtattgtcctgttaccccccaccaccaccaccactctctaactgtaatgctgtattgccctgttaccccccactactctctaactgtaatgctgtattgccctgttacccccccccactctctgactgtaatgctgtattgtcctgttaccccccaccactctctgactgtaatgctgtattgtcctgttaccccccaccaccaccaccaccaccactctctaactgtaatgctgtattgccctgttacccccccactactctctaactgtaatgctgtattgtccTGTTATCCCCCACTACTCTCTCATTGTAGATATGCCAGTCTGTATTTCTGCTGTGGTCTGGATGCTGAGGAGAATGAACTTCTGGCCTTGGAGATGCTGCATCGCTATGTGGAGCTGTTGGACAAGTACTTTGGCAACGTACGTAAGAGACAACCTTTCTTTTCTTTCACCCAGCACTCTCTTTATTTCACTcgatctctcaatctctctcactatgtctttctgtctttctctcacatatttccttcccttctctttcaGCCTATTTCTTCCCAAACTTAGACTGAAACTGCACTGCCTGTGTAGTAGATATGATTTAACACAGTAAAATGATTcctgctagactggacagtacCTCATGAACATTGGGTGATTTCCTCTTCCTTTACCCATGCAGGTGTGTGAGCTGGACATTATCTTTAACTTTGAAAAGGCCTACTTCATACTGGATGAGTTTCTATTAGGGGGAGAGGTACAGGAGACTTCCAAACTAGTGGTGGCCCGCTCCGTCGAGGCCTCGGACATGCTACAGGAGGTGAGAGAAACGCCACGCTCAGGATAGAACCTGCCCAGTAgggactgatctaggatcagaattCTGTCTCcgatctgatctaggatcagaattCTGTCTCcgatctgatctaggatcagaattCTGTCTCcgatctgatctaggatcagaattCTGTCTCcgatctgatctaggatcagaattCTGTCTCcgatctgatctaggatcagaattCTGTCTCcgatctgatctaggatcagaattCTGTCTCcgatctgatctaggatcagaattCTGTCTCcgatctgatctaggatcagaattCTGTCTCcgatctgatctaggatcagtattTCTGCCTCTGATCTTATCTAGGATCAGTATTTCTGCCTCCGATCTTATCTAGGATCAGTATTTCTGCCTCcgatctgatctaggatcagtattTCTGTTCCtgatctgatctaggatcagtattTCTGCCTCCGATCTGATCTAGGATTAGTATTTCTGCCTCCGATCTTAGCTGAGACTATATTGCGGTCTGATATTTATCTTGTATTTACATATGTAATTACATAATAATTAGCTATAATTAACCTCTTGTTTATTGGAGATTGAACACACGCATAGCTATACCAAGTAGTTACCAATTTTAATGAATTATTTATAGTAGGTACTCTAAAGTAGCCATTTTACCCTATAATTCCTTAGTAATACCAGGTGAAAGTGGACTGTTGAAAAAGTGTTACTGTTTCAGCATGGGTTGATAATGTGTAGTGCAGCAGCTAACTGACTTCCTGGTGAGCTCTCCTGTCAATCTCCGCTAACAGGCTTCCCTTCATGAACCATATTAACTGGTGCCAATACTCATGGACCtgttctgtctattctctctctcctctcttctctcctattttctctcctctctctcctctcttctctcctcttctctcttttctctcctctctcctctctcctctctcttctctctcctctcctctcttttctctcctctctcctctcttttcttttctctcttttctctcctcttctcttttctcttttctctcctcttttctcttttctcttctcttttctctttctcttttctcttttctctttttctctcctcttctctttttcttttctctcctcttctcttttctcttttctcttttctctcctcttctctttttctctcttctttctcttttctctttctctcttctctctttcttttctctttttcttctcttctcttttctctttttctcttttttctcttttctcttctcttttctctttctcttttctctctctctctcctctctcctctctcttctctctctctctcctctctttttctctcctctctcctctcttctctttttctcttttctcttctcttttctttcttcttctcttttctctctccttttctcttttctcttttctctcctcttctcttttctcttttctctttctcttttctctcctcttctcttttctcttttctcttttctctccttttctcttttctcttttctctttttctctcctcttctcttttctcttttctcttttctctcctcttctcttttctcttttctctcttcttctcttttctcttttctctcctctttttcttttttcctctctttttctcttttctcttcttttctcttttctcttttctcttttctctcctcttctcttttctctttttctctctcttctctttctctcttttctctttttcttttctcttctcttttctcttttctctcctcttctcttttctctctcttctcctcttctcttttctcttttctctcctcttctcttttctcttttctctcctcttctcttttctcttttctcttttctctcctcttctcttttctcttttctcttttctctccttttctctttttctcctttctctttttttctcttttctctcctcttctcttttttctcttttctcttttctctcctcttttctctctttctcttttctctcctcttctcttttctcttttctctctctcttctctttttctcttttctctcctcttctcttcttctcttttctctcctcttctcttttctctcctcttctcttttctctcctcttttctcttttctctcctattTTCTCTCCTATCTCAGAAACAGAGACTGATGGAGATTATACTTCTATTTCCTTTATTCTTCAGTTGCTGTAAGTCTGAGCGTTGGCAGTATGTCTGTTTTCTGTATTGTCCGTCTATCCTCAGCTCTCGGTGGCGCTATAGACGCACCAAACCAGAGTCCCACTCTGCGTGGCCCTGGTTTCACACCATCTTCTTGCTTCGGGGGAATAAAACAAACTTGTTTGATCTAGTCTGATGCACGTGCATGCTATCTGACGTTGTTGCATCATCACACTCATTTTAATCTTCATCACCACCCTTCATCATCATTGCTATAGGCTGAGATTGACAACAGTGATTTTGGTCTGGAGCTTGGATGGCCTTGAATGTGGACCGAAAGGTTAGAAGTGAATGATTGTGATTGTGTTCGTAGCAGAGTAGTCTACATTGTGTTGGCGGTTTACGCTCCTATGTCTCCACGGATGTAAGATGCATCCAATTAGAATGACAATCATTCTACCTCTATGGTTAGATGTTATGTAGGTGTGGCTATGAATATCACATTAGGACAAGGCTTGTTGATCTGGAGATCTCACGTTTCATCTGTCTCTCCACTCTAGACCATGGAGGAATACATGAGCAAGCCTGCATTCTAACACTGGGGGAAATGGATCTACACACCAGAAGGAATCTGAACGATTACAGACCTGGAAGTCTTACTACTGTCCAGAACCATGGAGTTATGAGTTCTAGAATGATGTGTCTGAATCTGTGTCCTGAGGCAGGCAGGAAGTGTTTTTAAGTAGGGAAGTGCATCTTGTTTCTGCAAATAGGACAATAACATGATGACCAATAAATTGGTAGGAGACACTCATTGATTGAGCTATTATCAAATGTATATTGATACTGTATGATCACCCATCCCTCTTGCTCGTCGATGTACATTGAGGTTACTGAAAACTGTGGTTTGACAATCATTAAAATCAATACTcacattttttttctccaaaatatGTACGCTGTATTGACATTTTAAGAAGTGCCTTTTTAGAAATATGTATTTGAAGTTGTGTTTTAAATGCATCTTGTAGACTAGCCTTTTTCTGTGTGACTTGTTGTAGGATTATATCTTGGAAAGGGAGTGATTATTTATCTTGGTGAATGTCACAGTTTTTTTTATATAACTAATTATGGATCTTGAATGGTGAAGACTTTGGAATTAAAATGTGTATTTTGATACAGAAGCCTCTGATGATTTGTGTTTCTGTTGTAGACTGGACTATTTGATGTTCATCATTATTTGACATTTTATTTGCgggagctgtccatggtgctgaagttTGAAAAACAAACTAGATGATAAACATTAAAACAAGCACAATCAGTAGAATTGTGAATTTATAGACCGACACTTTTACTGTCTTTATAATCTTACCTGGAGTCTGTTGATTCTGCCTCGGGAATTGTCCACAGGTTCAAGCTTGCTCAAGGGGGATGTGAAAAAGGAACTTCTCACACTTTCATTGTGGAATCAAGCTTCATTCAGAAGGCATATCTGATCATCAATATCTAATCATCACTGTGAGTCAATGTATGATCATTCAGAAGGCATTTCTGATCATCAATATCTAATCACCTTTGTCAGTCAATGTATGATCATTCAGAAGGCATTTCTGATCATCAATATCTAATCACCTTTGTCAGTCAATGTATGATCATTCAGAAGGCATTTCTGATCATCAATATCTAATCATCACTGTCAGTCAATGTATGATCATTCAGAAGGCATTTCTGATCACTGTTGTAGTGATCAGTGTTTATTAAAAAACACACAGCGCAGCAAGAAGAAAAATGGCGCTGACGCTTTATTCATCTCCAACTCGTCACACATTATTAAACACGTACAAAATGGTTTCAAAATGAGCATATATATATACCACATCAATAGAGAGAGTTGAGCGATTACAGAGCTTGCAGCGTTACAGGGTTGAAAGGCAGGACGGTGACGGTCTTACTCTCTAGCCTATATCAGGGAATTACATTTTCACAATGTTACAAGATTGGAAAGTCACAAACCCAGATGTTTACACAACACACTTTGCCTCCATGCCCAGCACACTGATATAATTCATATATGTTACTTCATGTATATACACATTTTATGTAAACCAGAGTACGTCCAGCAGACGGGTCATTTTGAGATAGTATAAACATGACTTATTAATATTTCAGTAGAGGATGCCGTGCGTGACCTCCGATCTTAGCTTTACATTCCAGCAAACGGTTTTCCGCGATgctccttttcctcctctttctcggACTCTGGAGCCGTGGTCTCTGTCGTTACCTCATCTTTCACCTGCGTCTCAGTGGACTCCACTACCTCCTCGTTAGCTACTGAATCTCTCTTTGTCAGCATGCCTGCTTTCTCACTGTCCGCTTGGTCAAAGTAATCTTTCATGGCTTGTTCGTATAGCTCATAAGGAAACTGTCCGTTCGCCTGAGATTGGGTGTCGCGTTTGCTGATCGTGCTAGGGTACTCCGTTAACATTTTGGCCGCCAGAAAGGTTGTTATCTCGTCTTCGTCCGCCTCGTCATCGTCATCCGCTTCTCTCCTAAAAGGCATCTTGTTGAGCTCCGACATAAATAAGTTTTCCCTTCGTCCAGACTGAGCTGGGATTTTTGGAGGAACCGCTGGTGCTGGTGCTGAAACTCTCGCCGGGGCGGGTGGTGCTGAAACCCTGGCCGGGACAGAGACACTTTTGAGCGGCCTCCGACTCACAGGATAGTCGTTGCTGATGGTTTCCATTTCAATGATTTTCAAGAAGTCTTCCTCGTCCATGTCCTCAGGAGCGTTTTTGACTGGCAGTCTCCGGCTGTAGTATCTGATTTTCGGTTTGGTCCTGTAGCGGGAAGAGGCTTGCGGGTGACGTTCTAGTTTTCTGATCTCCTCGGTGATCAGCATATCGATGAGGTCCTCCGGGGGGATGTGGAGCTTGAGGGAGATCTCTAACAGCTCGTTCAGAGCCTGGGGGTCGACCAGGGGGTGGCGAATCACTCTATGTTTTTGCTCTCCAGCTTGCCTCTTGGCTGTCTCATGTTCACTCATCTCCAGTATCTTCAACAGGTAATAATCCACTAGTTTAGTATCGTCCTCTGGGTCCTCTTTGTCCTGGCTGGCTCTGCGCTGCACCTGCATCCCATtgccttcctcctcttcatcctcgtCATAGTTCTGCTCCAGTGCCCTGTCGAACTCCTCGTGGCTCCCGTTTACCACTTCCTCCGTCTCGACCTGCTCCTCTAAAGGAATCCACTCCTCCCCGCCCGCCACATCCTCGTAGGCCAGGTTCCTCAGACtgaataaatcatcatcatcatcaaagaTTCCGCGCTTCTGGCCGTTGGATGTGGATAGTTTCTCCAGCTCTTCGAAGATGGAGCGCAGGTTGGCAAGGCTCTGAGGGGTGTATTGTTCGTTCAGGTCCTCCGTAGCGCGCTTGGCGCTGTCCCTATTCTCCTCGTCCTCGAACATCAGCGGGTACTTCTTGTGTGGCCTCGGGAAGCCACCGTAGGCAGGTGCGTTTACGGGGCTGCCTGTGTTCACCGATTGGTACCTGTGTGTGTGACGTTCGTTCCCCGGCACCACGGGAACCGGTCTGAGGGGACTAGCGGGCTGCTCCTGGAGGGTCCTGAGCAAGGCTCTCACCAGCTGCTCAGCCGGGATGTCTTGCTCTCTCTGGGTCGGCGAGGGAGACTGCCTTTCGGGTGCACCTTTGTCCTGGAGAGAGGCGAGCTGGAGGAGGATGTGGAACTTTTCGACCTCATCATAGTCTCTtgttggctcctctctctctctgcccccatcTGTCCGCTGCTTCAGGCTCTCGATGTACTCCAGGGCTTTGATCATGTCTGAGCTGGGCGGGTATGCAGCGGGTTGCCGGTCCTCGGACTCTCCGCCTCTGAGCCTGTGATGGCGGGGGAGGGACGCGCACGCATGGAGGAGGCAGGCGAGAACAACAGTTTTCCCCGTGGATAGCTTGGGGAGTGACAGCATCTTcatatagcagagagagagagagagagagagagctgagtttAACAATAATATGCCtgcacattttttacattttgatCTGAGATTCTATCTTCCAAATTCTTAGAATCTTCTAACTCTTTAAGGAGGTTACCACCACACTCCaatgcaaattattattttaaTGAAAAATCTGTGTTTCAATTTATGCCGAGTTCATTGACAACCCTTATAAGTGATGAATGCTATGACTCAATGCACAAATGATAAAAAGTAGGTTATAGCTAGAGCAGGATATAATCACCCACCAAGGAAAAGTGGGCTATATTTGTGAATCACTGTTTTTAAATGACTAGACTACATCACAGGATGAGTCACTGCCCGTTGTCAGGGCAACCTTTTTTGGTTGTGGCTGCCTTTCTCCAAACCATCTCCATTAAACACTTTTCTGAAGGATATAATAATAATTCATTCATCTCAATGTTGCCCAATGTCAAAATGCATCAGACTACTTGACATGCATCACAACAACATGCACACAGCTATCAGGCTATCAGTTATTCAACTCAATTCCAAGCCATTGCCGAGATCTGATAAGAGATGAGAACTTGAGAGAGAAAATCTAAACACGGAATGCTGGAAAGCCCACAAATAACTTACAAACATCATAATCTTTGTTTGAGAAATAAAAGACATGCATGAGTTTGTACCTTTCGGTAAGTATCTCAGACGACAGTAGTAAACGTGTATAGCATCTCCTCCCAGTCGTAGCGCGAGCGATTCTGTTTTCAGCACCAGGACAGCTCCGGGTGATATATGGCAACACCTGACTCGCGCGTCATCACAGCAGTACGCACGCAATACCCAGCCTTTGGAAATCCATAATACATGATTTAGGCTCATGATATAGCATGCTAAGAAAAGGCAGTGTGCTTAAAATAGAGATGGATATTGTCTGTTTCTAGCTGTATCAATTATTATTCAAGCGCTATTCATAACTCCCTTTGGAAAAGTGGTGGGTTATTTTTGGGCTTGTCCCAATTAGCTTTGTGAAGGCCAATAGTTATCACTGTGACATCAATTCTTACAGCATTTAATTGTATAGCTTCATTTACCACCCTATTCAGATTGCAGTTCTTGTAAATATTAATTTGCTAATGAGGCACACATTTACTCAAGCAGTAAGCAATAGCTTAAGCATAAAAACTACACCCATAGAAATCACCTATGTCTGTTGACATCCATTGCAGTGATTTGCATTAGCCTAATGGAATTATCAGAACAATAAGGTGTAACAGGGAGTTATCCTACTACATCCGTCTCTCGCGGAAGATAAGAGGTTAAAACCACCGGCGATGACTCACGCCCTGAACCCACCACTGAGGAGCTGCAGAATCTTAGTAGCAGTCGCAGTTCTCTGTCTCGCTTATGGTCTGCAGAGAAGAGACGCCGCCGGTGGTAAATGCATCTACTGGCATGGCTCGCGCTCCTCCTGGCATAGTGATTTTTAAAATCGGGCCATTGATCAGGACGCCCATCACAACACGTCACGGGCAGGTCAGGGACCTGGTGGCACGCAATGTCAACAACAAAGCAGTGGCAGGCGTTAAATAATAACGCTGCGTATCAACAACATGTCAACAGGCCTACCCAGTTACAGACATTTAATAATATGTATTGGTGGGATTTTATACAGGGAATTTAATACCGCTATTTCAGATACACTATATACatcagtatgtggacacccctttaaatgagtggattatatttcagccacacccattgctgacaggtgtataaaatcgagtaaacagccatgcaatccccatagacaaacattggcagcagaatggccttattgaagagctcaatgactttcaatgtagcaccatccaacaagtcagttcaccacatttcttccctgctagagctgccctggtcaactgtaagtgctgttattgtgaagtggaaaagtctaggagcaacaactgctcatccgcaaagtggtaggccacacaagctcacagaacgggaccaccgagtgctgaagcgcttaGCGCgtgaaaatcgtctgtcctcggttgcaacactcactaccgagttccaaacagcctctggaagcaacgtcagcacaagaactgttcgtcgggagcttcatgaaatgggtttccatggccgagcagccgcacacaacccTAAGATCACCATTTGCAATGCGGCTGGAGTcgtgtaaagcttgccgctattggactctggagcaggaaAAGCTTTCTCTGGAGtcatgaatcacgcttcaccatttgaaagtccaacagacaaatctgggtttgacgtaggccaggaaaacgctacctacccaaatgcatagtgcaaactgtaaagtttggtggagaaagaataatggtcttgggctgtttttcatggttcaggcttggCCCATTAGTACTAGTGTAGGGAAATATTATTGCTACAGCATAGAATGACGATTGTGTGTTTACAgcttgtggcaacagtttagggaaggccctttcctgtttcagcaggagaattcccccgtgcacaaagccaggtccatacagaaatggtttgaaaGAATTTGattgacctgcacagagccctgacatcaAACTCGTCtaacaactttgggatgaattggaacaccaactgcgagccaggcctaatcgcccaacatcagtgcccaacctcactaatgctcttgtggttaAATGGAATGGCATTCACTCAGAAGTGCTCTTACAATTCACccttgaaatgccctccacacttCACATAACCATCACACCACATGACTTGCTGTCATCGTGTACAATAACTTGAGCGTTTTACATACCCACCAAGGTTGTAGCCATTCGAGTACCCACTAATTCCTCCCTCCACACGTCCTGAGGTGCTCCACGTTTCACTTGGCTGCTATTGGAGGTGTTTTGCTTTAA
Encoded proteins:
- the LOC115126329 gene encoding secretogranin-2b-like, with the protein product MLSLPKLSTGKTVVLACLLHACASLPRHHRLRGGESEDRQPAAYPPSSDMIKALEYIESLKQRTDGGREREEPTRDYDEVEKFHILLQLASLQDKGAPERQSPSPTQREQDIPAEQLVRALLRTLQEQPASPLRPVPVVPGNERHTHRYQSVNTGSPVNAPAYGGFPRPHKKYPLMFEDEENRDSAKRATEDLNEQYTPQSLANLRSIFEELEKLSTSNGQKRGIFDDDDDLFSLRNLAYEDVAGGEEWIPLEEQVETEEVVNGSHEEFDRALEQNYDEDEEEEGNGMQVQRRASQDKEDPEDDTKLVDYYLLKILEMSEHETAKRQAGEQKHRVIRHPLVDPQALNELLEISLKLHIPPEDLIDMLITEEIRKLERHPQASSRYRTKPKIRYYSRRLPVKNAPEDMDEEDFLKIIEMETISNDYPVSRRPLKSVSVPARVSAPPAPARVSAPAPAVPPKIPAQSGRRENLFMSELNKMPFRREADDDDEADEDEITTFLAAKMLTEYPSTISKRDTQSQANGQFPYELYEQAMKDYFDQADSEKAGMLTKRDSVANEEVVESTETQVKDEVTTETTAPESEKEEEKEHRGKPFAGM
- the LOC115126330 gene encoding AP-1 complex subunit sigma-3-like isoform X2 codes for the protein MRFLLLFSRQGKLRLQKWFTPIPEREKKKITRDMTTMVLARKPRSCNFLHWKDLKIVYKRYASLYFCCGLDAEENELLALEMLHRYVELLDKYFGNVCELDIIFNFEKAYFILDEFLLGGEVQETSKLVVARSVEASDMLQETMEEYMSKPAF
- the LOC115126330 gene encoding AP-1 complex subunit sigma-2-like isoform X1; amino-acid sequence: MRFLLLFSRQGKLRLQKWFTPIPEREKKKITRDMTTMVLARKPRSCNFLHWKDLKIVYKRYASLYFCCGLDAEENELLALEMLHRYVELLDKYFGNVCELDIIFNFEKAYFILDEFLLGGEVQETSKLVVARSVEASDMLQEKQRLMEIILLFPLFFSCYHGGIHEQACILTLGEMDLHTRRNLNDYRPGSLTTVQNHGVMSSRMMCLNLCPEAGRKCF